A window of the Pedobacter frigiditerrae genome harbors these coding sequences:
- a CDS encoding helix-turn-helix transcriptional regulator, whose protein sequence is MTLEISYEAKQISQRELEILHLVCMGNNSKEISDRLFISELTVNTHRRNMVKKLGFKNSHQLVVWAFKEQVFTF, encoded by the coding sequence ATGACCTTAGAAATATCTTACGAAGCGAAACAAATTAGCCAACGGGAGTTAGAAATCTTGCATTTGGTATGTATGGGGAACAATAGTAAGGAGATTAGCGATCGGCTATTTATCAGTGAGCTAACCGTTAACACACATCGCAGAAATATGGTAAAGAAATTGGGCTTTAAAAATTCACATCAATTAGTAGTTTGGGCTTTTAAGGAGCAGGTGTTTACGTTCTAA
- a CDS encoding sensor histidine kinase: MSSQNSSLFIAFILITLIFFIVALGLIFLVVIYNQRRKKHLIEKQMMKHQFESELLKTQIEVQEQTMQTIASDLHDNIGQLLSLTALTLNSINLNEPQRLEKKVAESLNLVNSSIKELRGLAKLMHGELIVQTGLGNVIKHELDRLKKLGNYELKVKNELINIEIHSQNKDLIILRLLQEIINNIIKHSKATRLEFNIYMISEKIFLKIQDNGVGFDIENVKMKKSGMGLNSIFKRVALINGEILITSSPTSGTLIAIDIPYP, encoded by the coding sequence ATGTCTTCACAAAACTCAAGCCTCTTCATAGCATTCATTTTAATTACACTCATTTTTTTTATTGTAGCGCTGGGGCTCATTTTTCTTGTAGTTATTTACAATCAACGTAGAAAAAAGCATTTAATTGAGAAACAAATGATGAAGCACCAATTCGAATCAGAACTTCTCAAAACTCAAATTGAAGTGCAAGAGCAGACTATGCAAACTATCGCATCGGATCTTCATGACAATATTGGACAATTACTTAGTTTAACAGCACTTACATTAAATTCAATTAATTTAAACGAACCACAGCGCCTTGAAAAGAAAGTCGCAGAATCTTTAAATCTAGTTAATAGCTCTATAAAGGAATTAAGAGGTTTAGCAAAGCTGATGCACGGAGAACTTATTGTACAGACTGGTTTAGGAAATGTCATTAAACACGAGCTAGATCGTTTAAAGAAACTAGGCAACTACGAGTTAAAGGTTAAAAATGAACTCATTAATATTGAAATTCACTCTCAAAACAAGGATCTTATTATTTTACGTCTGCTTCAAGAAATCATCAATAATATTATAAAACATTCAAAAGCCACACGGTTAGAATTTAATATTTATATGATCAGTGAAAAAATATTTTTAAAAATACAAGATAACGGGGTTGGTTTTGATATCGAAAACGTGAAAATGAAGAAATCTGGCATGGGGTTAAATTCTATTTTTAAGAGAGTAGCTTTAATCAATGGCGAAATTTTGATAACCTCATCGCCTACAAGTGGAACATTAATAGCTATAGACATACCCTATCCATAA
- a CDS encoding response regulator transcription factor produces the protein MENEIINIAIVDDHTLFRSGLASLLSEYNEISVVFEATNGVDLQEKIINYPNTQLVLMDINMPIMDGYTTTKWLKDTLPHIHILALSMFEDEKAIIGMLKAGAGGYMLKESKPSELLTAIKTTIEKSFYINDLVSGRLLVSLKHDHNKPIFSEKELIFLQFCSTELTYKEIASEMNISPRTVDNYRESLFAKLNIKSRTGLVVYGIKNNMIVI, from the coding sequence ATGGAAAATGAAATTATAAACATTGCCATTGTTGATGACCATACATTATTTCGTTCTGGTTTAGCTAGCCTTTTATCAGAATACAATGAAATTAGTGTTGTTTTTGAGGCAACTAATGGAGTTGATCTTCAAGAAAAAATCATAAACTATCCAAATACCCAACTCGTATTAATGGATATCAATATGCCAATCATGGATGGGTATACCACTACAAAATGGCTTAAAGATACGCTACCTCATATTCATATATTAGCATTGAGTATGTTCGAAGATGAAAAGGCTATTATCGGAATGTTGAAAGCTGGAGCAGGTGGTTACATGCTAAAAGAGTCCAAGCCTTCAGAGCTTTTAACTGCAATAAAAACCACCATAGAAAAAAGCTTTTATATTAATGATTTGGTCTCAGGCAGGCTTTTAGTCTCTTTAAAACACGACCATAACAAACCAATCTTTTCCGAAAAGGAATTAATATTCTTGCAGTTTTGCAGTACAGAATTAACCTATAAAGAAATTGCATCAGAAATGAATATTAGTCCACGAACTGTAGATAATTACCGCGAATCTCTTTTTGCCAAATTAAATATAAAATCAAGAACTGGTTTGGTAGTTTATGGCATTAAAAATAATATGATTGTGATTTAG